A region of Allocoleopsis franciscana PCC 7113 DNA encodes the following proteins:
- a CDS encoding NIL domain-containing protein: MELISDTEVLGADRPTQTRIRLRIPKQYNQEPIISRLVSDHGVTVNIAAALLGSNGRDDGWFDLELRGSSRQIQSALTYLDEMDLEIWGESNREEDGW; the protein is encoded by the coding sequence ATGGAATTAATCAGCGATACTGAGGTTTTGGGTGCGGATAGACCGACTCAAACTCGTATTCGCCTTCGCATTCCCAAACAATACAATCAGGAACCCATCATTTCACGCCTCGTTTCTGATCACGGTGTCACAGTGAATATTGCGGCGGCTCTGTTGGGGTCTAATGGGCGAGATGATGGTTGGTTTGATTTGGAATTGCGAGGCAGTAGTCGGCAAATCCAGAGCGCTTTGACTTATCTCGATGAAATGGATTTAGAGATTTGGGGCGAATCTAACCGGGAAGAAGATGGCTGGTAA
- the psbA gene encoding photosystem II q(b) protein gives MTTTIQRRESGNLWDRFCDWVTNTNNRIYVGWFGVLMIPTLLTATTCFIIAFIAAPPVDIDGIREPVAGSLIYGNNIISGAVVPSSNAIGLHFYPIWEAASLDEWLYNGGPYQLVVFHFLIGVFCYMGRQWELSYRLGMRPWICVAYSAPVSAATAVFLIYPIGQGSFSDGMPLGISGTFNFMFVFQAEHNILMHPFHMLGVAGVFGGSLFSAMHGSLVTSSLVRETTETESQNYGYKFGQEEETYNIVAAHGYFGRLIFQYASFNNSRSLHFFLGAWPVVGIWFTALGISTMAFNLNGFNFNQSVLDSQGRVVNTWADVLNRANLGFEVMHERNAHNFPLDLASGEATPIALVAPQING, from the coding sequence ATGACAACCACCATACAGCGTCGCGAAAGCGGCAATCTGTGGGATCGCTTTTGCGATTGGGTCACCAACACCAACAACCGTATTTATGTAGGTTGGTTCGGTGTCCTGATGATTCCCACCCTATTAACGGCAACCACCTGCTTCATCATTGCCTTCATCGCTGCTCCTCCTGTGGACATCGATGGTATCCGTGAGCCTGTTGCGGGTTCTCTGATTTATGGCAACAACATCATCTCTGGTGCTGTTGTTCCTTCTTCCAACGCCATTGGCTTGCACTTTTATCCAATTTGGGAAGCCGCTTCTCTTGATGAGTGGCTTTACAACGGTGGTCCTTACCAGCTTGTTGTATTCCACTTCCTCATCGGCGTTTTCTGCTACATGGGTCGTCAGTGGGAACTCTCTTACCGCTTAGGGATGCGTCCTTGGATCTGTGTCGCTTATAGCGCTCCAGTTTCCGCCGCTACGGCTGTGTTCTTGATTTACCCCATCGGACAAGGTTCTTTCTCTGATGGTATGCCCCTGGGCATCTCTGGAACCTTCAACTTTATGTTTGTGTTCCAAGCTGAGCACAACATTCTGATGCACCCCTTCCACATGTTAGGTGTGGCGGGTGTGTTTGGCGGTTCTTTGTTCAGTGCAATGCACGGTTCTTTGGTTACTTCTTCTCTGGTACGTGAAACCACCGAAACCGAGTCTCAAAACTACGGTTACAAGTTCGGTCAAGAAGAAGAAACCTACAACATCGTTGCAGCACACGGCTACTTCGGTCGTCTCATCTTCCAATATGCCAGCTTCAACAACAGCCGTTCTCTGCACTTCTTCTTAGGTGCTTGGCCGGTCGTTGGTATCTGGTTCACGGCGCTGGGTATTAGCACCATGGCGTTCAACCTGAACGGCTTCAACTTTAACCAGTCCGTTCTGGATTCTCAAGGTCGTGTGGTCAACACATGGGCGGATGTACTCAACCGCGCTAACTTGGGCTTTGAAGTAATGCACGAGCGCAATGCTCACAACTTCCCTCTGGATTTAGCTTCTGGTGAGGCTACTCCTATTGCTCTAGTGGCACCACAAATCAACGGCTAA
- a CDS encoding glycerol-3-phosphate acyltransferase has protein sequence MTLMQVWGALLIFLVCPLLGGLPLIAWITYLLTGRQLAQVGTGNVSVSAAFYHGGRWVGILAVLSEAAKGIAAVLLARYFFWNQPTQATWELIALIMLVIGRYWMGKGAGTTNVVWGVVAHDWRVALLVFVIGGISFTIFRDRTTGRIGVLILFPFLVALLAPQDMAQVVAAAALGGLVAWIYQKIPDDLDLPPGESKAESEPMFRFFRGDRAIISLSKELEAQKVGQKAATLSQLKRWGYSVPPGWVIAPGDDPEPLIKYLTVSEAEPLVVRSSAIGEDSELASAAGQYQSILNVTSRPALQEAITQVLASYHNPTAIQYRQDFAQANRSASRELPDQSMAVLIQQQIQGAFSGVAFSRDPISQQGDAVIIEGLPGNATRIVSGRVTPELYRVYLSPDASPEVESKPSAQIEGSGDLPLSLIEQVATVARELEARYHGIPQDIEWSYDGQELWILQSRPITTLQPIWTRKIAAEVIPGLIRPLTWSINRPLTCGVWGEIFTVVLGDRAQGLDFTETATLHYSRAYFNATLLGQIFRRMGLPPESLEFLTRGAKFSKPPLRSTLGNLPGLLRLLGREWRLDKDFDSDDQQLFTPTLEQLQLQPASELSPSELLERVDLILERLKRATYYSILAPLSASFRQAVIRVKDEELDNSQTPEVASLRALARLAEDARPLLRRSLNVEDSAASLFAALAEIPDGRSILEQFDQFLEEYGYLSEVGTDIAVPTWKEDPRSVRQMFARFLSNPLPPSQPIKSQRWQAQFVQARLNVKGRVTQIYSQLLADLRWCFVALESIWLRSGWLDSPGDIFFLELVEIRRWADSDDLAHREPIREVVQVRRSQLEQHRQLTTVPLLFYGNSPPAPLATDSAPSQQRLQGIGASSGQVEGWVRVLSNLQAASEIDRQTILVVPYTDSGWAPLLARAGGLIAEVGGRLSHGAIVAREYGIPAVMDIHNATQLLRDGQRVRIDGQQGIVEIL, from the coding sequence ATGACGCTAATGCAGGTTTGGGGTGCTTTACTCATTTTTCTAGTCTGCCCTCTGCTGGGTGGCCTTCCCCTGATTGCCTGGATTACTTATCTATTGACGGGGCGTCAACTCGCACAGGTCGGTACAGGTAATGTGTCCGTTTCCGCCGCTTTTTACCACGGGGGACGCTGGGTGGGTATCCTGGCGGTGCTATCCGAGGCGGCAAAGGGCATTGCTGCTGTTTTACTGGCGCGTTATTTCTTTTGGAATCAGCCGACGCAAGCGACGTGGGAGCTGATTGCTCTGATTATGCTGGTCATTGGTCGTTACTGGATGGGTAAAGGCGCAGGGACGACGAATGTCGTTTGGGGCGTTGTCGCTCATGACTGGAGAGTGGCGCTACTTGTATTTGTGATTGGGGGCATTAGCTTTACCATTTTTCGCGATCGCACCACTGGACGTATCGGCGTCTTAATCTTATTTCCCTTTCTTGTGGCTTTGTTAGCTCCTCAAGACATGGCGCAAGTCGTTGCGGCGGCGGCGTTAGGTGGATTAGTCGCTTGGATTTATCAAAAAATTCCCGATGATTTAGACTTACCCCCAGGGGAAAGCAAGGCAGAATCTGAACCTATGTTTCGTTTTTTTCGAGGCGATCGCGCCATCATTTCTCTGAGCAAGGAACTAGAAGCTCAAAAGGTGGGACAAAAAGCCGCAACCCTATCCCAGCTCAAACGCTGGGGTTACTCCGTGCCTCCGGGTTGGGTAATTGCTCCGGGTGATGACCCAGAACCTCTGATTAAATACCTTACCGTTTCCGAAGCCGAACCCTTAGTCGTGCGTTCTTCAGCCATTGGCGAAGACTCAGAACTTGCCTCTGCTGCCGGACAATATCAAAGCATCTTGAATGTTACCAGTAGACCCGCCTTGCAAGAGGCGATTACTCAAGTCTTGGCATCCTACCATAACCCAACCGCTATCCAGTATCGCCAGGATTTCGCTCAAGCGAATCGCTCCGCCTCACGGGAACTGCCAGACCAATCCATGGCTGTACTCATTCAACAACAAATCCAGGGGGCTTTTTCCGGTGTTGCCTTTAGTCGTGACCCTATCTCCCAACAAGGTGATGCCGTCATCATTGAAGGGTTGCCAGGAAATGCCACACGCATCGTGTCGGGTCGAGTTACTCCAGAACTTTACCGAGTCTATCTCTCACCAGACGCATCCCCGGAAGTCGAATCCAAACCTTCAGCTCAAATTGAAGGCAGTGGCGACCTACCCCTGAGCTTAATTGAGCAAGTGGCGACTGTAGCACGAGAATTGGAAGCTCGTTATCACGGTATCCCCCAAGATATTGAGTGGAGTTATGACGGTCAGGAATTGTGGATACTGCAATCACGACCCATTACTACGCTGCAACCAATCTGGACTCGCAAGATTGCGGCTGAAGTGATTCCGGGATTGATTCGACCCCTGACTTGGTCAATTAATCGACCCCTGACTTGCGGTGTTTGGGGAGAGATTTTTACCGTGGTTTTAGGCGATCGGGCACAGGGATTAGATTTCACCGAAACAGCAACGCTGCATTACTCCCGCGCCTACTTCAATGCCACCTTATTAGGACAAATTTTTCGGCGTATGGGGTTGCCGCCGGAAAGTCTGGAATTTCTCACCAGGGGGGCGAAATTCTCTAAGCCACCGTTACGTTCCACTCTGGGGAACCTGCCAGGATTACTGCGCTTGCTGGGTCGGGAATGGCGTTTAGATAAGGATTTTGACTCCGATGATCAACAGCTTTTTACTCCTACCCTGGAGCAATTACAACTTCAGCCAGCGTCTGAGTTATCCCCATCGGAACTGTTAGAGCGAGTAGACCTGATTTTGGAGAGGTTGAAACGGGCGACTTATTACAGCATTCTCGCACCCCTAAGTGCATCCTTCAGACAAGCGGTGATACGGGTTAAGGATGAAGAATTGGATAATAGCCAGACGCCAGAGGTGGCAAGTTTGCGGGCGCTGGCTCGATTAGCAGAAGATGCGCGTCCCTTGTTGCGGCGATCGCTGAATGTAGAGGATAGCGCGGCTTCCCTGTTTGCAGCCTTAGCGGAAATCCCCGATGGTCGTAGCATTTTAGAACAGTTTGACCAGTTTCTGGAAGAATATGGCTACCTCAGCGAGGTGGGCACTGATATTGCTGTTCCCACATGGAAAGAAGACCCCCGATCAGTGCGGCAGATGTTCGCGCGGTTTCTCTCGAACCCCCTACCGCCCTCTCAACCCATTAAGTCCCAACGTTGGCAAGCTCAGTTCGTTCAAGCCCGTTTAAATGTTAAAGGTCGAGTCACACAAATCTACTCTCAACTGTTGGCGGATCTGCGCTGGTGTTTTGTGGCGCTAGAGTCTATCTGGCTGCGATCGGGTTGGCTGGATAGTCCTGGAGATATTTTTTTCTTGGAACTTGTGGAAATTCGCCGTTGGGCTGACAGTGATGACCTCGCACACAGAGAGCCTATTCGTGAAGTTGTGCAGGTGAGGCGATCGCAACTCGAACAGCATCGTCAACTCACCACCGTCCCCTTATTGTTCTACGGCAATTCACCTCCTGCTCCTCTGGCGACAGATTCCGCCCCTTCTCAACAGCGACTACAAGGCATTGGTGCCAGTTCAGGACAAGTTGAGGGTTGGGTGAGAGTGCTGAGCAACTTACAAGCGGCTTCAGAGATTGACCGACAAACCATTCTGGTTGTACCTTATACAGATTCTGGCTGGGCACCCCTGTTGGCACGGGCTGGAGGTCTGATTGCTGAAGTGGGTGGGCGGCTTTCTCATGGTGCCATTGTGGCGCGAGAGTATGGTATCCCAGCCGTGATGGATATTCACAACGCCACTCAACTCTTACGAGATGGTCAACGGGTGCGAATTGATGGTCAGCAGGGAATTGTCGAAATCCTATGA
- a CDS encoding pentapeptide repeat-containing protein — MANEEHLSVLRQGVEAWNAWKANNPNIRPNLSFANGKRITIRGAKLSGVDLSRTNLSRADLSKADLIGAKLNEANLSEAYLSEADLIGADLTSADLSSADLIGANLIGANLNQAYLSGADLTKANLSGADLVGAKLIGAKLSGANLSGAKLIGANLSGAYLRGANLKGANLIDANLIGANLSRSNLHRTKALHSNLYKAILTGACLQDWHTNSATNLEDVICDYIYLEAEQKERRPIQGNFAPGEFTNLFQKTLETVELIFSNGIDWQAFLISFQKVQVKTGILELSLQTIENKNDGTLVIRLSVPNDINKTEIEQSLQREYEHQLKAIDKIYRYQLQATYEEIATYRRQSIDLIEIVKVMASQTINVETKHLMDQRSVSDAAAKIQKLLQQLEQTYPTGTPLEKQIVVIEVIKHIESNPILKVRVVEALNGVSIEALKKLIDHPLVNVLLAALEEYQEID; from the coding sequence ATGGCAAATGAGGAACATCTCTCTGTGCTCCGGCAAGGGGTTGAAGCTTGGAATGCATGGAAAGCCAACAACCCCAACATCAGACCCAATCTCAGTTTTGCCAATGGCAAAAGGATTACCATTCGGGGTGCAAAACTCAGTGGTGTAGACCTCAGTCGAACCAACCTGAGCAGGGCAGACCTCAGCAAGGCGGATCTCATCGGGGCAAAACTCAATGAGGCAAATCTGAGTGAGGCTTATTTGAGTGAGGCCGATTTAATCGGTGCTGACCTCACAAGTGCTGACCTCAGTAGTGCTGACTTAATTGGGGCAAACTTGATTGGGGCAAACCTGAATCAAGCCTATCTGAGTGGCGCTGATCTGACTAAAGCCAACCTCAGTGGGGCTGATTTGGTTGGAGCTAAACTAATTGGAGCCAAACTCAGCGGCGCAAACCTCAGTGGAGCTAAACTGATTGGGGCAAATCTCAGCGGCGCTTACCTCCGGGGCGCTAACCTCAAAGGAGCCAATTTGATTGATGCCAATTTGATTGGAGCCAACCTCAGTCGGTCAAACCTACATAGAACGAAAGCGCTGCATTCCAACCTCTACAAAGCAATACTCACAGGAGCTTGTTTACAAGATTGGCATACGAATAGTGCCACAAATTTAGAAGATGTAATTTGTGATTATATCTACCTAGAAGCCGAACAAAAGGAGCGTCGTCCCATTCAGGGAAATTTTGCACCAGGGGAATTTACTAATTTGTTTCAAAAGACTTTAGAAACTGTAGAGTTAATTTTTTCTAATGGAATTGATTGGCAAGCGTTCCTTATTTCCTTTCAAAAAGTTCAAGTTAAAACTGGAATTCTAGAGTTATCACTTCAGACTATTGAAAACAAGAACGACGGGACTTTAGTTATTCGACTTAGTGTCCCCAATGATATCAACAAAACAGAAATCGAACAGTCTCTTCAGCGAGAGTACGAACATCAACTGAAAGCCATAGACAAGATATATCGATATCAGCTCCAAGCGACCTATGAAGAGATAGCTACATATCGTCGTCAGAGTATCGATTTAATTGAGATTGTGAAGGTAATGGCTAGCCAAACGATTAATGTTGAAACCAAACATCTAATGGATCAGCGCTCTGTATCCGATGCAGCGGCAAAGATTCAAAAATTACTCCAACAACTAGAGCAAACTTATCCCACGGGTACGCCACTGGAAAAACAAATTGTGGTGATAGAAGTCATTAAGCACATTGAAAGTAATCCAATCCTAAAGGTGCGAGTTGTGGAGGCATTAAACGGCGTTAGTATTGAAGCGCTCAAAAAGCTAATCGATCATCCTTTAGTTAATGTGTTATTAGCAGCTTTAGAAGAGTATCAGGAGATCGATTAA
- a CDS encoding glycoside hydrolase family 10 protein: MKRFLKNILEACANGLVSFSRAFGRQAWLVFLFILGLTITVLKPTAALSQTKLNDIQGHWAQPCIEQLTQRQILRGYPDGTFKPNAPVTRAEFAAMLGSAFPDAPAVRTGGKFGDVPTNFWASEAIRKAYQAGFIAGYPGGVFQPNQKIPRVQALVSLASGLKYVATQPTVETLNGAFADASGIPDYAKGAIAAATEKQLVVNYPNVRTLNPNQLASRGDVAAFLCQATETTALVPSQYIAKVGSSSSDQAKTELRGVWLTNIDSNVLFSSQSVTDAIGRLQELNFNTLYPTVWNWGYTLYPSQVAEKATGKAVRLVTPLDAKLNPDLGTQGRDMLKEMISQGHQAGMRVIPWFEFGLMAPADSELAKRHPDWLTNRRDGSKIKKDDPKNPIHDRVLLNPFKPEVQQFIQDLVVEVVSNYDVDGIQLDDHFGLPSEFGYDAYTVQLYKQEHQGKAPPTDPQDAEWVRWRANKITDFLGKLFRAIKDRKNDVIISVSPNPQKDSYQFFLADWATWERRGFVEELIVQIYRDNFNTFIKELEQPELKAAKSHIPTGIGILSGLKNKPVSLSQIQQQVEAVRQRGFAGVSFFFYETLWNNASESSNQRQQVFRLIFPMPAKSPEISLVEEEELAS; the protein is encoded by the coding sequence ATGAAGCGGTTTCTCAAAAACATATTAGAAGCTTGTGCAAACGGGCTTGTATCTTTTAGCCGCGCTTTTGGGCGTCAGGCTTGGTTGGTATTCTTATTTATCTTGGGCTTAACAATAACGGTATTGAAGCCAACGGCAGCGCTTTCTCAGACAAAGTTGAACGATATCCAAGGACATTGGGCACAACCTTGTATTGAACAGCTCACACAACGGCAAATTCTTAGGGGTTACCCAGATGGTACCTTTAAGCCGAATGCGCCCGTAACCAGAGCGGAATTTGCCGCCATGCTGGGGAGCGCTTTTCCGGATGCTCCTGCTGTCCGCACCGGGGGGAAGTTTGGCGATGTTCCCACCAACTTCTGGGCGAGTGAGGCGATTCGTAAGGCTTACCAAGCAGGATTTATCGCTGGCTATCCAGGGGGTGTCTTCCAACCGAATCAAAAGATTCCCCGCGTGCAGGCGTTGGTGTCCTTAGCTAGTGGATTAAAGTATGTAGCGACTCAGCCGACAGTTGAGACATTGAATGGCGCTTTCGCAGACGCCAGTGGAATTCCTGACTATGCCAAAGGTGCGATCGCTGCTGCCACAGAAAAACAATTGGTGGTTAATTACCCCAATGTACGCACCCTCAATCCCAATCAACTCGCGAGTCGAGGCGATGTGGCGGCTTTCTTGTGCCAAGCGACTGAAACAACAGCGCTTGTCCCTTCCCAGTACATTGCCAAAGTGGGAAGTTCCTCGTCTGATCAGGCAAAAACTGAGTTACGAGGGGTATGGCTCACCAATATAGATAGCAATGTCCTGTTTTCCAGCCAGAGTGTAACCGATGCAATCGGGCGCTTACAAGAGCTGAACTTCAATACCCTCTACCCTACCGTCTGGAATTGGGGATATACCCTCTACCCCAGCCAAGTAGCCGAAAAGGCGACAGGCAAAGCCGTGAGACTGGTAACCCCGTTAGATGCCAAGCTTAACCCAGACTTAGGCACCCAAGGGCGAGACATGCTCAAGGAGATGATTTCGCAGGGACATCAAGCAGGGATGAGAGTCATCCCCTGGTTTGAGTTTGGCTTGATGGCACCGGCTGATTCTGAGTTAGCTAAGCGCCACCCGGATTGGCTCACCAATCGCCGGGATGGTAGCAAGATTAAGAAAGATGACCCTAAAAATCCGATTCATGATCGCGTCCTGCTCAACCCCTTCAAACCAGAAGTACAGCAGTTCATCCAGGATTTAGTGGTTGAGGTGGTGAGTAACTATGATGTTGATGGCATCCAATTAGATGACCACTTCGGCTTGCCTTCTGAGTTTGGGTACGATGCTTACACCGTGCAATTGTACAAACAAGAACATCAAGGCAAAGCGCCTCCCACTGACCCTCAAGATGCGGAGTGGGTACGCTGGCGAGCTAACAAAATTACGGATTTCCTAGGAAAGTTATTCCGAGCTATTAAAGACCGCAAAAATGATGTGATTATTTCTGTTTCTCCTAATCCCCAGAAAGATTCTTATCAATTCTTTTTAGCCGATTGGGCGACTTGGGAGCGACGAGGTTTTGTGGAAGAATTGATTGTGCAGATTTATCGGGACAACTTCAACACTTTCATCAAAGAATTAGAGCAACCGGAACTTAAGGCAGCCAAAAGCCATATTCCGACCGGAATCGGTATTTTGAGCGGGTTAAAAAATAAACCCGTTTCTCTGTCACAAATCCAGCAGCAAGTTGAGGCAGTTAGACAGCGGGGATTTGCTGGGGTGTCGTTCTTCTTCTACGAAACGTTGTGGAATAATGCCTCAGAATCGTCCAACCAGCGTCAGCAGGTATTTCGTTTAATTTTCCCCATGCCAGCGAAATCACCAGAGATTTCCTTAGTAGAGGAAGAGGAATTAGCGAGTTAA